In one Mastacembelus armatus chromosome 19, fMasArm1.2, whole genome shotgun sequence genomic region, the following are encoded:
- the tnfrsf13b gene encoding tumor necrosis factor receptor superfamily member 13B, translating to MSFHTEIGVCVALICKPRILLLLLHLTSVGLSGSGQMDGNCPERQYWDGLVKQCVNCDLVCKQPDEIPRCTSYCEAANCKALPGHYYDGLLRKCVQCSEVCGRHPAECSTHCQMPTPPLTTTKLLDKVTSHRPNSRELSVPIALEDSTIVLYSLLALCMVLLVSSLSLALAIFPKRSRAKPSKPRPKEADHNQESVIQPGQEVGFPGCQLQQNSKDFVTSSIRPTDREPSDDSIPTETCVCVHCFPDLKALGQGNDRPLRAPFTFCQQAVPSRAHMQKGGTHWTEVSPNICRLEAQEEAAVG from the exons ATGAGCTTCCATACTGAAATAGGGGTTTGTGTCGCACTCATCTGCAAACCAAGGATTCTCCTACTGCTGCTTCATCTCACCAG TGTGGGGTTATCAGGATCAGGGCAGATGGATGGAAACTGTCCTGAGAGGCAGTACTGGGATGGCTTGGTCAAACAATGTGTGAACTGTGATTTGGTGTGCAAGCAACCAGACGAAATCCCCAGATGCACCAGTTACTGCg AAGCTGCAAATTGTAAGGCGCTGCCTGGCCACTACTATGATGGGCTGCTGAGGAAGTGTGTGCAGTGCTCTGAGGTTTGTGGCAGACATCCAGCAGAATGCTCCACACACTGCCAGA TGCCAACACCTCCCCTGACCACTACAAAGCTCCTGGATAAAGTCACCTCACACAGGCCAAATTCCAGAGAGCTCTCAGTGCCGATAGCCCTGGAGGATTCCACCATCGTACTCTACTCCCTGCTGGCACTGTGCATGGTACTGCTAGTTTCCAGCTTGTCTCTTGCCTTAGCAATCTTTCCAAAAAGATCCAGAGCCAAACCCTCTAAACCAAGACCCAAAGAGGCTGACCACAACCAGGAGAGTGTGATCCAGCCAGGTCAGGAGGTTGGCTTTCCAGGTTGCCAGCTGCAGCAGAACTCCAAAG ATTTTGTGACAAGTTCAATCCGTCCAACTGACCGTGAGCCATCAGATGACTCCATCCCAACAGAAACCTGcgtgtgtgtccactgtttcCCTGATCTGAAAGCACTGGGCCAGGGCAATGACAGGCCACTGAGAGCACCTTTCACTTTCTGCCAGCAAGCTGTTCCAAGCAGAGCACATATGCAGAAAGGGGGTACACACTGGACTGAGGTGAGCCCAAACATCTGTAGACTGGAAGCCCAGGAGGAGGCAGCAGTCGGATGA
- the usp22 gene encoding ubiquitin carboxyl-terminal hydrolase 22 isoform X2, producing the protein MAKSCICHMCGAHLNRLHSCLYCVFFACFAKKHIHEHAKSKRHNLAIDLLYGGIYCFMCQDYIYDKDMEQIAKEEQRKAWKMQGIGEKYSTWEPTKKELELLRHNPKRRRITSNCTIGLRGLINLGNTCFMNCIVQALTHTPLLRDFFLSDRHKCEMQSNSCLVCEMSQLFQEFYSGHRSPHVPFRLLHLVWTHARHLAGYEQQDAHEFLIAALDVLHRHCKDDNGKKANNPNHCNCIIDQIFTGGLQSDVTCQVCHGVSTTIDPFWDISLDLPGSSTPFWPLSPGGDGSALNGESHTTGATTLTDCLRRFTRPEHLGSSAKIKCSGCHSYQESTKQLTMKKLPIVACFHLKRFEHSAKLRQKITTYVSFPLELDMTPFMASSKESRMNGQYQQTVDPFNNDNKYSLFAVVNHQGTLESGHYTTFIRQHKDQWFKCDDAIITKASIKDVLDSEGYLLFYHKQFLEYE; encoded by the exons CTATTGACCTGCTGTATGGGGGAATTTACTGCTTTATGTGCCAAGACTACATTTATGACAAAGACATGGAACAGATTGCCAAAGAGGAACAAAGAAAAGCCTGGAAGATGCAAG GCATAGGGGAGAAGTATTCAACATGGGAACCCACTAAGAAGGAGTTGGAGCTGCTCCGTCACAACCCCAAAAGGAGGAGAATCACATCAAACTGTACTATTG GCCTGCGTGGTCTGATAAACCTTGGCAACACATGCTTCATGAACTGCATCGTCCAAGCGTTGACACACACTCCGCTGTTGCGCGACTTCTTCCTGTCTGATCGACACAAATGTGAGATGCAGAGCAACTCCTGCCTAGTGTGTGAGATGTCACAACTCTTCCAGGAG TTCTACTCAGGCCATCGCTCACCTCATGTCCCGTTTCGCCTACTCCACCTGGTGTGGACTCATGCCCGTCACCTGGCTGGCTATGAGCAACAGGACGCTCACGAGTTCCTCATCGCAGCTCTAGATGTCCTCCACAGACACTGCAAAG ATGACAACGGAAAGAAAGCCAACAACCCTAACCACTGTAACTGCATTATCGACCAAATATTCACAGGGGGCCTGCAGTCTGATGTCACCTGTCAAGTTTGCCA TGGTGTTTCAACAACTATAGATCCATTCTGGGACATCAGCCTGGACCTGCCAGGCTCCTCCACACCGTTTTGGCCTCTGAGCCCTGGAGGAGATGGATCAGCACTCAACGGAGAGAGTCACACCACTGGAGCCACAACGCTCACAGATTGTCTGCGCAG GTTCACCAGACCGGAGCACCTTGGCAGCAGTGCTAAGATCAAATGCAGCGGTTGCCATAGTTACCAGGAGTCCACCAAGCAGCTGACCATGAAGAAGCTGCCCATTGTAGCCTGCTTTCACCTCAAA aggtTTGAGCACTCAGCCAAACTACGGCAGAAGATCACAACATACGTCTCCTTCCCATTGGAGCTTGACATGACACCCTTCATGGCCTCCAG CAAGGAAAGCAGGATGAATGGGCAGTACCAACAGACTGTGGACCCCTTCAACAATGACAACAA ATATAGTCTCTTTGCTGTGGTCAACCACCAGGGGACACTAGAAAGTGGCCATTACACCACCTTCATCCGGCAGCACAAGGACCAGTGGTTCAAATGTGATGATGCCATCATCACCAAGGCCAGCATCAAGGACGTACTGGATAGTGAAGG GTACCTTCTATTTTACCACAAACAGTTTCTGGAGTATGAATAG
- the usp22 gene encoding ubiquitin carboxyl-terminal hydrolase 22 isoform X3, producing the protein MCGAHLNRLHSCLYCVFFACFAKKHIHEHAKSKRHNLAIDLLYGGIYCFMCQDYIYDKDMEQIAKEEQRKAWKMQGIGEKYSTWEPTKKELELLRHNPKRRRITSNCTIGLRGLINLGNTCFMNCIVQALTHTPLLRDFFLSDRHKCEMQSNSCLVCEMSQLFQEFYSGHRSPHVPFRLLHLVWTHARHLAGYEQQDAHEFLIAALDVLHRHCKDDNGKKANNPNHCNCIIDQIFTGGLQSDVTCQVCHGVSTTIDPFWDISLDLPGSSTPFWPLSPGGDGSALNGESHTTGATTLTDCLRRFTRPEHLGSSAKIKCSGCHSYQESTKQLTMKKLPIVACFHLKRFEHSAKLRQKITTYVSFPLELDMTPFMASSKESRMNGQYQQTVDPFNNDNKYSLFAVVNHQGTLESGHYTTFIRQHKDQWFKCDDAIITKASIKDVLDSEGYLLFYHKQFLEYE; encoded by the exons CTATTGACCTGCTGTATGGGGGAATTTACTGCTTTATGTGCCAAGACTACATTTATGACAAAGACATGGAACAGATTGCCAAAGAGGAACAAAGAAAAGCCTGGAAGATGCAAG GCATAGGGGAGAAGTATTCAACATGGGAACCCACTAAGAAGGAGTTGGAGCTGCTCCGTCACAACCCCAAAAGGAGGAGAATCACATCAAACTGTACTATTG GCCTGCGTGGTCTGATAAACCTTGGCAACACATGCTTCATGAACTGCATCGTCCAAGCGTTGACACACACTCCGCTGTTGCGCGACTTCTTCCTGTCTGATCGACACAAATGTGAGATGCAGAGCAACTCCTGCCTAGTGTGTGAGATGTCACAACTCTTCCAGGAG TTCTACTCAGGCCATCGCTCACCTCATGTCCCGTTTCGCCTACTCCACCTGGTGTGGACTCATGCCCGTCACCTGGCTGGCTATGAGCAACAGGACGCTCACGAGTTCCTCATCGCAGCTCTAGATGTCCTCCACAGACACTGCAAAG ATGACAACGGAAAGAAAGCCAACAACCCTAACCACTGTAACTGCATTATCGACCAAATATTCACAGGGGGCCTGCAGTCTGATGTCACCTGTCAAGTTTGCCA TGGTGTTTCAACAACTATAGATCCATTCTGGGACATCAGCCTGGACCTGCCAGGCTCCTCCACACCGTTTTGGCCTCTGAGCCCTGGAGGAGATGGATCAGCACTCAACGGAGAGAGTCACACCACTGGAGCCACAACGCTCACAGATTGTCTGCGCAG GTTCACCAGACCGGAGCACCTTGGCAGCAGTGCTAAGATCAAATGCAGCGGTTGCCATAGTTACCAGGAGTCCACCAAGCAGCTGACCATGAAGAAGCTGCCCATTGTAGCCTGCTTTCACCTCAAA aggtTTGAGCACTCAGCCAAACTACGGCAGAAGATCACAACATACGTCTCCTTCCCATTGGAGCTTGACATGACACCCTTCATGGCCTCCAG CAAGGAAAGCAGGATGAATGGGCAGTACCAACAGACTGTGGACCCCTTCAACAATGACAACAA ATATAGTCTCTTTGCTGTGGTCAACCACCAGGGGACACTAGAAAGTGGCCATTACACCACCTTCATCCGGCAGCACAAGGACCAGTGGTTCAAATGTGATGATGCCATCATCACCAAGGCCAGCATCAAGGACGTACTGGATAGTGAAGG GTACCTTCTATTTTACCACAAACAGTTTCTGGAGTATGAATAG